Below is a genomic region from Rosa chinensis cultivar Old Blush chromosome 5, RchiOBHm-V2, whole genome shotgun sequence.
AATTTCGAACTCTAGTGGATTTACGAATTGCATATTTAGTCAATTAGTTGAGTTCATATTCTTATATGCAATAGAACTTATTGGAGAGAATTATGGAGGCTTCCCTACCGCCATTTTGATGAGGTTGAGAGCTACATATGATCTTTATTTTGAATTCTCTGGAAGCTAGATAGCTCTCAAAATTCTATGTATAGGGGAAAATTCATTCCCCCATAAATGGCTCTATCTTAGTTTGTCACTATGATACAAAAGATTTCCCGTTCATTACTTTTTGAAGAAATGGACTTTCCCAATTGGTATGCTCCCAACCAAAAGTTGAGATAGTGATTGTGATAACAAAGCAAAACCCTAAAGTCTAGTTCCTACCCCATCGTGACCACACGCGTGTATGATCAGGTTAGAAAGGAATTAAACTTTGTTATCCATCCTCACCCAATCCATTTAGAGGCCGCTTAAGGCTTGTCACCATCATCCTCTAATGATATCGATCTCCTTTGATTTTTCACACATAAATCTTTTCTCAATCATCTCTATTTTATCTCAAAATAGCCAAACAATAGAAAAGGTCTTCCTCCTGACAGGTGTTCACTTATTTAATTATCAACAGATAATGACACAAAAAGCGTATAGAGTAGAATTTACATACATCAACGATTGATAAAACGATCATAAGTCGTATTATTTGTAATCATGTCCCCCTTTAAAGCAAAGAAACTTGTATTGTGAAATACCAAAAGGAAATAGAGACTTTAGTATTGTGACCTTAGCACACTTGACAGTTAATGCAACAATTTAGGTTGAACAGTTTTCTGAAGACTTGGACATTGACCTCTCAACTGCATAAACATAATAGTTTGGATATAGTTCAGCTGTTTTAGCCAAACATGGATGATGATGAGTCACCACCGATGCTTTTTTGTCGCCATGTGTTGGCTATCTATGCAAAGAAGTCTTCGCTTGACATCACTGCATATTAAACAGTTGATTAATACTGGCACTATCAGATTCGATCTGAAAATTTTACCAAAAGTATAAGATATCGAATATATTAGTACAGTGGATTAATACTACATATGTTATAAATAGTATTAGTAAATTCCGTAGTGCATGGCAAGGAATAAGTCAGAGCATTGTCTAGGGTTCTTCCTAGCTGGTGTAGCCGTTAATTATATCAGAAGGTGTTCACCTAATGTAAAACCCTGGAATTtcattgaaacttgaaagcgcTTCTCATTCTATATAACATTATTTCATACATACTAACACTACCATTGTTTATTATCAAAATTTGTGATTAATTAGTGTTCACGATACATGTTTGACATGGCAGAAAGTGCATGTGTCGGAGGAAAGGAATGGTATTTCTACAGTCAGCGTGATCGGAAATATGCGACGGGGCTTCGAACAAACCGAGCAACTGCAACTGGGTATTGGAAGGCCACCGGAAAAGACAGGCCAATCTTTCGCAAAGAAACAACCCTAGTGGGTATGAGGAAAACCTTGGTGTTCTACCAGGGTAGGGCTCCCAAAGGCAGAAAATCCGACTGGGTGATGCATGAGTTCCGGCTTGAAGATCCCTTTGGTTCTCCCGAAATATCTTCACTCAAGGTACTTGCTGATATTGTGTTCATAGTTTTTGCATATCAAATCCTAAACACTAAATTGTAGAGTCAAAATAACCCTAATTAACCCTAAAATGAGGTCGTAATATCAACACCATTAAAAGATTATCAACGATTCCTATTTTCCTACTTcaattagtggagcaagtgatATATTTGCAAATTAACAGCTGCCCATAATAGTTATTCTGACAAAGCACACAATAGTGTAGTTTCAATTATGCTAATTATATCATGAGAAACTTTAGGCTATTGGCGTTTTTCAACTTTAATTAGCTACCTGCTGCTAAACATCCAAATCCTCTTTGttcttgttaattaatttcaattGGTAATCTACTGAGAATTTTGAAGGAGTATGGGGTGGCAACTGGCAAGTGGCAACTTACAAAAGAATTTCTATTATTTATGATATTTGACTTCTTATGAAAATATTTCATCTCCATGTATATAGAGCCAAACGCATATTTGTCTACATTTGTCATGACAAATTTGCCAATTTTATCGTATCATATAAATTGTGGTAGCTGACCTAAGCACATTCTAGCCGTTTATTAAATACTAAGTCTATCTATAGTTAATTCTTGTCAGCTGTAATGCATTTTAAATGAAATAAAGGTCAGCAAAAACCCTAGTATTAACTAGTGGCTGCTAGTTAATTCTTAATTAATCTCATGTGTCATATATTTCCATTCTAAGTGTTTGTTTATTAAATTGTTGTTTATTTATGTATGTGCAGGAAGATTGGGTTCTATGCAGGGTGTTTTACAAAAACAGAGAACTGATTGCTGCCAAACCCAGCATGGGATCGTCGATTAGCTGCTATGACGATGATACAGGCTCTTCGTCTCATCAGCTTCCAGCTCTGATGGACTCTTACATCAGCTTCGATGGACAAACTCATCAACAGCAACAGCAACATCACCATGATTATGAGTATCAACATCATCAGCAAGTGCCCTGCTTCTCCATTGACACACTTTTCTCTCAAAACCAAGTGACTATCAACCCAATTTTCACCACTCAAAACAGCAACATTATGGAACAGAACGTACCCTCCACCGGCTGTGGCCAGTCGTCGAATGCGGCGACAACTACATTCCTTGACACTGCTAATTTTTCATGTGACAATAGGAAGGTACTGAAGGCTGTTTTGAGTCAGCTTACCAAGATGGAAAGCAGCTGCTACCCTAGCACACCGTCGTCGGTCTTGAAAGGCTCATCACCACAAAGCTTCGGAGGAGAAGCTGCTGGAAGTAGTTCGGATAACTACCTGTCTGATCATCAAGTTGGTATGCCCAACGTTTGGAGTCACTATTGATTGATATTTGCTCCATTTATGTACGTAGATTCAAACAAATATTCAACGAATTATATTGTAAAGTCAAGTTTAGAAGTATGCATATGCATGGAATTAGCAATTAGTTTGCATGTGGTGGTTTAACTTGTCTTGGCTTGCGTTTCGATGCAAGTCCTTGGGTGTATTATAAATATAAGGGTTTGTCTTGCTTCATAATTCATAAAAGAAAACCCTTAAATTTATAATATACGGATCGAGCtagtaaagaaaaaaagagacaaTTAGAGAAATTAATTTATTTGGTAAGTATTgcatttgaatttcaattgTAGTTTTAATTAATATTGCATTCCTCCATTAATTGTGTAATAACAATTTGAAAGGGAGCGGATAAGCAAattgttttttcttctaggatttTTCCTATAATGATGGAGTGCGTAGTATAGGGtacagatttgctcacctaagggacagtttttaagggactgtgagggacaaatgcatctcaaccacatgtattaattataaaagtagaaattattacaacttaaaactgtgcatttattttcagccgtcagattcacttgtccctcacagtcccttaaaaactgtcccttaggtgagcaggcctAGTATAGGGTAATAGGATATCGTATGCAGTttggaacaacaacaacaaaatcatTAATTATATATGTGAAGGTATACGTCTTCCTAGTTTGATCAATAACCTGTCTTCCTAGTTTCTTCAGAGCTCAGATGCATGGATGCTTGGCATTAGTAGGTAATGATCAGTGATGGCACCTAGTCTTTTTTAATTAGGCAGGCACGTACGTAGCAGTTTGCAGATCCCATCTTACTCCATGAAAActggctatttttttttttttagtaaaggTCCATTGCATTAGATGATCAGCCAAAAAGTTAAAACTTACAGACACTTAAAGACAGAGGTCTAAGTACTGCAAACTCATTACAACTTTACAAGTCAAGTTGAACCCGCTATTAAAGTGaactcataaacaaagaacGACTCTGTGTCTTCtgaggaaaaatcatcttcTAATCCTCCATCAGCCagacacgcaattgtggtacgaaaAGAAGCGACTTCCCAGCAAATAAAGAGGAGCCAATTCCTCATCTATGAGCAGCTTCCGCCAGTCCaactcaagataattaccaattccaTAGAACCATGATCTGAATTACGATTGACACTTTAAAGACCTTTAAAAAGCCCAAATAACCCAAGTAGGTCAAATTCTCAGGGCAGACCCGCCCGACACACTAAATAATGGATGAGGGTGGCAAGATACCCTCCTTGGCAGCCCACAATTTAGGCCTAGGTATAGAACCCAACAACCCAAGTTTGAGCCTAGGCCCAAACTCGAGCAAGCAAGACAGCAGCCTTAGCTCCCAGTAGCCAAGCCGCAGTCCATCCCTTCGACTGCCAACCGCGACCGAGCTTGACCATGGTGAACTCAAGCCACAAACCCAAATTAAAAACGTCTCCAAGCACCTACACAAAAACATTAACCAAGAATCGATCACCTTTGTTGAACAGCCCTGCACCGACAATCGAGATTGAAGGCGATCAAAACTGGTCCCCCATCCAGACCCCAGTCACGTTGGTATCAGCCCGACACACAAAGCCACAAACTAGTCGCACGTAGTTCGGTAGTTGTTCTGGCTCTCAGGAACCGCCACCAATCTTCCTTAATTTGACAGCACAAAGCCACAAACTGGTCGCCAAGATCCTAGCTAGAAACAAGCGGGATCTTTCCAACCCTCTGTCACCTCCAAACAGACATGAGATCTGCAACTTGAAACCTACGACAAGGGTTCGCCGGTGAAGATTATCGTGCCACCGCTACGGTCTGCTAAGAAACCCTAGAGGCTTTGCTTGATAattaatagaaaaactctacgCAAAAAGTTAACCCATTCACTAtaaccttctttttttcttcttttctttcctaaATAATGATTAatataatagaaaattacaatatAACCTCTCCCAATTGAAAACTGGCTAGTTATCAAAACATAGTCTTGGTATTTATTATTTGGAACATCTTCTGATCCTCATCTTTCGCaggtttttttcattttttgttttttaaagaTAGTTTTGAATTAATGCCCCCATTTGGTCAGTGTGATGCCAAAAATAACCCAACAACCAAAGGATTTATACAGATTTTGTGACTGTCTCTTTCCTCTATAaaactaataatatatataggaAAAGACAATCCGGGGGATCGAGGAGAGAAAATAAAATCCTACTGACCTCAGCACACGGATTTGCTGACAAGTTTTCCAACAGTAACCAACTAGATTTAGATGTATTATTGTCCTAGAGCGCATAGAATACTTTTCCATGCTTGATATAAACAATGTTTGAAGAATCATCATTGTATTGATCTTTGAAATGTAATACAAGAAGTGATTATGGCAGGGAAGGCATAGAAAGCTCTCAATCTCTCTGTGATTCTGCTAAGAGCAAGAAAAGATTATAATTCACAGTTCATGAGAAAATGAAACTAATGGTGTCCTTGTTTATTGTAATTAATGATTAAAGTACCACTCTAATACAAAATATATTCTAACTTTGTTACACCAGTATTGCTCTTGAAATTTAGACTGTATGGAACCTTAGGGTTACAACCTCACAGACTTCATAGGTAgctgttggatcataattcatatatatatatatatatatatatatatatatttgtgctgtaaaacatgaaaattacttgttctaaaagtccaatttagtgttgactaatctaattccatgttttgtagaaaatcttgacaagaggagaaaaaagtgaaattccaGCAATTTTTACATGCACCACCACTTTTGGTGGCATAAGTACTTCATGAAGCAATCCTAGAAAAATAGGAGTTTAAATGGAGCAATGAAGCCATAGACCATAAAGTACTGATGCAAAGGACTAAGTTTGATCACTCTTTTGGccggaaattacaagggaagtccacataaataattatgCAAAACAATTGCTACAAAGCAGGAAACTTCAGTTTTAGAATCAGCTTTTCGGAAACAGTTTTGGAGAGCGTTTCTTGCATTCTTCCAAACTGCACCTTTACATAAAACATTCTTTAAATATATGATGTTGTACTTCAATATGAGCTAAAAACCTGGTCAGAAtcatcaacgaggcagtaggaaatcaagTGCAAAATAGGCTTACCGATAAGGCAGTAACTGttagcttttcacgaagctttttgggagatcttttctgGATACTTACTTGGAGTTTTTCTAGAAGATTATTGATCATTcttaaagatatatatatatatatatatatatatgtatatatatatatatatatatatgatgttaTAGATCATGGATAAGTCAAGAACCATCAAGAAACATGGCAATAGCAAGTCAAACCTAGTCCAAGAAGAAAGCTTCGGAAGCAGAAAACGAATCCTAGTCAAATAAGGGTATCTTGGCCGAGAATTCTTTTTGGATGATTTTTCtatgcatttttggaaggtttatGATGCTGAGATTATCTAAGAAAATCCTAGAATAATCATACAAGATTATGGCAAGATTAATCTATCATATTATCTTTTAGAAAATaggcatctcttgcacactttctCTCTCATGCTTGTCACCTTGATTTTGGTGACCTAAAACCACTCCAACActctgggaatcgaagcacatcagtcccacatcggaaacaagaagaagatcaacctcttcctcaactataaaaggttctctcctctctcctcattaattacgcaattactactcatttattgttatgctgcacatatacagtgactgacttaggcatcggaaaagtgaagaccgcccaacgcggtctccctctgacgccctgtctctcgtgttgcagtaaacggagatcatctaatcctcggagtaACGGTCCGctcaccggacccgcgttaaacaaggattcggctaccgccggacttgagcattaacattggcgccgtctgtggaaatccttgaacaaaaggtcatcccgccacaatcaccatgactaacgacagcGGGGGGAAcactgaagagcaggcagatcaatccgccattccccaacccaccaacccagcggtaggcatcaaccgtgcgttattcaccaccccggtcaaccccggcggtgagacaaacccaagtagcagccgcccgccaggccaagacctcgcctctctatatgagctggcactagcggatcttcacaaagcgaacagagagcgtgaacaagagcgcaaggaaaaggccgaggcccaaaggcaagtggccacgcttgtgtcccgctttGATGAGCTAAAGAAAACGATGGaagcaaccgccaacccggcgTGAAGCaagcagtcacgaagcaccaggcacagccgacctggTACCGGAGCATTAGtaccagcaccagtcgtgcatctgcaggtcccgctgcacccaccagagctagcgggaatgggaccaccccctgtaccccagctaatgctggaacaggaggcagagtcatcactgcacacccaccgctcgagacctcgggcaagaacagagggaaacccacccgctcccaggcgaggatcagttcagcggagtacccggctagaccctgccggcgatgcaaccgctcaaatactggaaaggatgcagcagttggaacaaaggttaattcgggcggaatcaggcaccccagcaccaacttcaaatccacttttcgcgtccaggccaggaccatttactgctgcaattttgctggccgtcaggccggcgtatgcaaagaccccgaaaatgtcacattacagggtaagactgatcccttcgtccatatggacaccttcaagaaagtcaccaacaacaagggattcgatgacgccaccctgtgccacttgttcagcgaaacgctggacaatgaggcaatgaattggttcttcgaatgccggccgggatccattgactcattccaggcattatcgcacgctttcctttcccggttcatcctactgtccgccgagcaccacaacacaagccaattgttcaacgtcaagcagggcacggaggaaacactgaaggtgttcgtcacaaggtggcgagcggcgaCATCCcaatgccgtgatcttgataaaacaatggcttcggcgacttttaagcagggactcctcaaagggccatttctctatcacctcaactacaatcatccaaatgtcgtatacgaccacctcatgagtgaggcagtcattcatgcccaagcagaattcattacatatggagagaccccaccgccaccagcagcatTAGCAAAGTCGatacaaccctcctccagtcagcaggggaccgccaacaaaacctccacaccgccaactggcaaaaagagagagtggcagcagggccagtaccaaaacaagcgacagaaggaccaacactacaaggggaaccgcccatcccatggggactaccgcaacaaacatacagAGTCTTCtcagcggtacgcagtgtttacagtcctcacagcctcgtatgaagaaatatacaatcagtgtaaggatcagatcccaccgccgccccagggaaaatacccaaaaaggggaaagccaagaaacaccggcaggtggtgcaaataccacgaggacagcggtcataaTACCAACAGCtacaacgccctcaaaacagccattgagaccttgtaccgtgatggcaagctggagcaattcaaggtgcgccaaccgccacctgtgatcgccgacattgagcccatgggccgcatcaacacaatcgacggaggtgctccaatcaccaacatgtctcacagagctagaaagcgttatgcgcgagctaatcacccaaaggaagtctgcaacatccgctacgaaagatccaccaaactcccaaggtctggttgggaacctattaccttctcagatgaggaggaacgcggagtacatctgccccatgacgatcccTTCTTGATCGACACTATtctgggcaaaatgtcagtaggaagaatcctggttgatagcgggtccgctgtcaacgttatattcagtggttgttacaacgaccttaagcggaacagaaaattgctccaagatcatgaaccactgctcagcttctctggtgacgttgcgcaaccgctgggctctgactatatgcggctagttatcggtactagtccatgtatggctgaagtacctacggagttcatagttgtcgattgtttcagctcatacaacgccatcattggtcggccaacgctcaacaaactcaagtgcattatcgccgggtacatgctgctcatgaagttccccacacccaacggcacaggctgtgtcaggggaagtcaacagttggcacgcgagtgttattctactactatagcacaatcaacccgccaccatgagatcctagcggtaggcagtcaggcaccgccaccaaacatttttgaggaccccagggaggacgaaaagaagtacgtaagtaaggagccggtcaacccagaaacatcactgagggttttcagcatctcggacgagcaccctgagcggacagtccgcataggcgctcaattagacccagagctggcggcggagctcactcagttcctacgtgacaacgctacggtcttcgcctggtcatatgcagacatgccaggtatctcccctgaaatcatctcacacaagttgagcatcaaaccatccttctaccctatcaaacagaaacgcagagccttctacgaagagaagtaccgtgctataagagaggaggttgccaagctccagggcat
It encodes:
- the LOC112165510 gene encoding NAC domain-containing protein 21/22: MSNISMVEAKLPPGFRFHPRDEELVCDYLMKKVTHSNSTLMIEVDLNKCEPWDIPESACVGGKEWYFYSQRDRKYATGLRTNRATATGYWKATGKDRPIFRKETTLVGMRKTLVFYQGRAPKGRKSDWVMHEFRLEDPFGSPEISSLKEDWVLCRVFYKNRELIAAKPSMGSSISCYDDDTGSSSHQLPALMDSYISFDGQTHQQQQQHHHDYEYQHHQQVPCFSIDTLFSQNQVTINPIFTTQNSNIMEQNVPSTGCGQSSNAATTTFLDTANFSCDNRKVLKAVLSQLTKMESSCYPSTPSSVLKGSSPQSFGGEAAGSSSDNYLSDHQVGMPNVWSHY